A single genomic interval of Streptomyces sp. BA2 harbors:
- a CDS encoding DUF3566 domain-containing protein — MSGATGAGASGTGPAGTDGVRGSATDSPDSHESRGSQGGTVTDTRGPQPAQSAQYAGGAQGTQGTQGTQGGQGAQGAPSATGALPGERQPQQQASQPYHPPQAYQQGSQTGSVRRPRTGARTTPRTRKARLRVAKADPWSVMKVSFLLSIALGICTIVAAAVLWMVMDAMGVFSTVGGTISEATGSNESNGFDLQSFLSLPRVLMFTTIIAVIDVVLATALATLGAFIYNLSAGFVGGVELTLAEDE, encoded by the coding sequence GTGAGTGGAGCCACGGGCGCCGGAGCGAGTGGAACCGGCCCAGCCGGTACAGACGGTGTCCGTGGCTCCGCCACTGATTCTCCCGACTCGCATGAGTCTCGTGGATCCCAGGGGGGAACCGTGACCGACACCCGAGGGCCGCAGCCGGCTCAGTCAGCGCAGTACGCAGGCGGGGCGCAGGGGACCCAAGGGACGCAGGGGACCCAAGGGGGACAGGGAGCCCAGGGAGCTCCGAGCGCCACCGGAGCTCTGCCCGGTGAGCGCCAGCCCCAGCAGCAGGCGTCCCAGCCGTACCACCCGCCGCAGGCCTACCAGCAGGGCTCCCAGACGGGCTCCGTGCGCAGGCCGCGGACGGGGGCGCGCACGACGCCTCGTACGCGCAAGGCGCGACTGCGGGTGGCCAAGGCCGATCCGTGGTCGGTGATGAAGGTCAGCTTCCTGCTCTCCATCGCGCTCGGCATCTGCACGATCGTCGCGGCCGCCGTGCTGTGGATGGTCATGGATGCCATGGGCGTCTTCTCCACGGTGGGCGGCACGATCTCGGAGGCGACGGGCTCGAACGAGTCCAACGGCTTCGACCTGCAGTCCTTCCTGTCGCTGCCCCGCGTCCTGATGTTCACGACGATCATCGCGGTCATCGACGTGGTCCTCGCCACGGCACTGGCGACGCTCGGCGCCTTCATCTACAACCTCTCCGCGGGCTTCGTGGGCGGCGTCGAGCTGACGCTGGCCGAGGACGAGTAG